In Brevibacterium zhoupengii, the following are encoded in one genomic region:
- a CDS encoding ABC transporter substrate-binding protein: MKTPRIRTWMAALAASSLILTGCSAGASDSGEQAKKDSMTIAFTAEPVNLDFTSTSGIAIPEALMENVYESLVRVDGEGEIQPALAEDWDVSDDRKTYTFHLQKDVKFSNGADLTSEDVKFSYERVQNDWKNALKSKMDVVESIETPDDLTVEIALKKPSNTWLFNLTSLVGAVFDTEGTDNLAKEAIGTGPFSIEKFTAGQSIDFAARDDYWGEAPAVDNVQFKYFKDAVSASNALKSGEIDIVSNLQAPELAGEFQSNDYQIISGTTNGEVVLSMNNAKGIFKDKKAREAVMHAIDRKAVLDTAWAGYGELIGSMVPPTDPYYEDLTKVWDYDPQKAKDLIAEAGIEGETFAFTVPNLPYAKAISEIVSAQLEEVGLKADIETQEFPAVWLDKTFTEHKFDMSVINHAEPRDILTVFSNDYYIGYDDSKIKKIAEKADTGTEEEYVSGMKKIAKTITEDAASDFLFLFPNLVIAKSDIAGIPANRVNDAFRIADLSWN, translated from the coding sequence ATGAAGACTCCGCGCATCAGAACGTGGATGGCAGCCCTTGCTGCCTCAAGCCTGATCCTGACCGGTTGTTCGGCAGGAGCATCGGACTCCGGCGAGCAGGCCAAGAAGGATTCGATGACGATCGCGTTCACTGCTGAACCGGTCAACCTCGACTTCACCTCCACCTCGGGCATCGCCATCCCCGAGGCGCTGATGGAGAACGTCTACGAGTCTCTCGTCCGAGTCGACGGTGAAGGCGAGATCCAGCCGGCTCTGGCCGAGGACTGGGATGTGTCCGATGACCGCAAGACTTACACCTTCCATCTGCAGAAGGACGTGAAGTTCTCCAACGGCGCCGATCTCACGAGCGAGGACGTCAAGTTCTCCTATGAGCGAGTGCAGAACGACTGGAAGAACGCACTGAAGTCCAAGATGGACGTCGTCGAGTCGATCGAAACTCCGGATGACCTCACCGTTGAGATCGCCCTGAAGAAGCCGTCGAACACGTGGCTGTTCAACCTCACTTCTCTCGTCGGAGCGGTCTTCGACACCGAAGGCACCGACAACCTGGCCAAGGAGGCCATCGGCACCGGGCCCTTCTCAATCGAGAAATTCACCGCCGGACAGTCGATCGACTTCGCCGCCAGAGACGACTACTGGGGTGAGGCCCCAGCAGTCGACAACGTTCAGTTCAAGTACTTCAAGGACGCTGTCTCGGCCTCGAACGCCCTGAAATCCGGAGAGATCGACATCGTCTCCAACCTCCAGGCCCCCGAACTGGCAGGAGAGTTCCAGAGCAACGACTATCAGATCATCTCGGGTACCACGAACGGTGAAGTGGTGCTGTCGATGAATAACGCGAAGGGCATCTTCAAAGACAAGAAGGCGCGCGAAGCAGTCATGCATGCCATCGACCGTAAGGCAGTCCTGGACACCGCATGGGCCGGCTACGGCGAGCTCATCGGCTCCATGGTTCCACCGACAGACCCGTACTACGAGGACCTCACGAAGGTCTGGGACTATGACCCGCAGAAGGCCAAGGACCTGATCGCAGAAGCCGGCATCGAAGGAGAGACATTCGCCTTCACCGTACCGAACCTGCCGTATGCGAAGGCCATCTCTGAGATCGTCTCGGCGCAGTTGGAAGAGGTCGGGCTCAAGGCCGATATCGAAACGCAGGAATTCCCCGCCGTCTGGTTGGATAAGACCTTCACCGAACACAAGTTCGACATGTCGGTCATCAACCATGCCGAGCCTCGGGACATCCTCACCGTCTTCTCCAACGACTACTACATCGGCTACGACGATTCGAAGATCAAGAAGATCGCAGAGAAGGCCGATACCGGCACGGAAGAGGAATACGTCTCAGGGATGAAGAAGATTGCGAAGACGATCACCGAGGACGCGGCCTCGGACTTCCTGTTCCTCTTCCCGAACCTCGTCATCGCGAAATCCGATATCGCCGGAATCCCTGCCAACAGAGTCAACGACGCATTCCGGATCGCGGATCTGAGCTGGAACTGA
- a CDS encoding ABC transporter permease: MITYLANRAVQFVLALIVASVVVFALMSILPGNAAQVALGTNATPEAVAALEAQYGLDQPPLVRYFDWVGGMLTGDFGTSYVTGSSITPVIVGSVQVTGILVVAAIILAIVIAVPLGTFAALEQRNWIGVTISALSQIGIAVPNFLAAIILVIVFSLTLGWFPSQGWMAPVEGLGGFLLRLVLPVVSLALVQAAILTRYVRSAVLDVMREDYIRTARAKGLTQTKALFVHGLRNAAIPVITVAGVQLATLLVGAVIIEQIFVIPGIGSELVRAVANRDLVTVQGIVMVLVLLVLIINLIVDVLYPLVDPRIRNAS; this comes from the coding sequence ATGATCACCTATCTGGCCAACCGTGCTGTCCAGTTCGTCTTGGCACTGATCGTCGCCTCCGTGGTGGTCTTCGCACTCATGAGCATCCTGCCCGGCAACGCCGCGCAGGTCGCACTGGGAACGAATGCCACCCCCGAGGCGGTCGCGGCGCTTGAAGCTCAGTACGGACTCGACCAGCCACCGCTCGTGCGCTACTTCGACTGGGTCGGCGGAATGCTCACCGGCGATTTCGGAACCTCCTATGTGACCGGATCCTCGATCACCCCCGTCATCGTCGGCAGCGTCCAGGTCACCGGCATCCTCGTCGTCGCCGCGATCATTCTGGCGATCGTCATCGCCGTCCCGCTGGGCACCTTCGCCGCCCTCGAGCAGCGCAACTGGATCGGAGTCACGATCTCCGCGCTGAGTCAGATCGGCATCGCCGTGCCGAACTTCCTTGCCGCCATCATCCTCGTCATCGTCTTCTCTCTGACACTGGGCTGGTTCCCCTCCCAAGGATGGATGGCTCCGGTCGAAGGACTCGGCGGCTTCCTCCTGCGCCTGGTGCTGCCGGTCGTGTCCCTGGCCCTCGTCCAGGCCGCGATCCTCACCCGATATGTGCGGTCAGCGGTCCTCGACGTCATGCGTGAGGATTACATCCGTACGGCGCGAGCAAAGGGCCTGACGCAGACCAAGGCACTGTTCGTCCACGGTCTGCGCAATGCCGCGATTCCAGTGATCACCGTGGCCGGGGTGCAGCTCGCAACTCTGCTCGTCGGCGCTGTGATCATCGAACAGATCTTCGTCATTCCCGGAATCGGCTCTGAACTCGTGCGTGCCGTAGCCAACCGCGACCTCGTCACGGTCCAGGGCATCGTCATGGTCCTCGTCCTCCTTGTGCTCATCATCAACCTCATCGTCGACGTGCTCTACCCCCTCGTCGACCCCCGGATCAGGAACGCATCATGA
- a CDS encoding ABC transporter permease, translating into MSENPSPTSARATTVMRRRRTKLRLNVSMIIGAVLIFLIVALALVSFVWTPYDPSTVDPAARLQSGSPEHLFGTDKFGRDTLTWVMYGARITLMVGVVAVGIAVLIGTPIGIIAAVFAQYPWGVWLSAVIMRANDILLAFPALLLAIVFAAVYQPGTGPAMVAVGIAAIPGFARVARSGTMQVLGSEYVRAAKASNRSAPAIAIVHVLPNIAGMVIVQASVAFAISVLAEAGLSFLGLGTQAPVPSWGRMLQESQQFLSTQPELALWPGLFIALAVLGFNLLGDGLRDRFDPKMEARGNE; encoded by the coding sequence ATGAGCGAGAACCCGAGCCCAACCTCGGCGAGGGCCACCACTGTGATGCGGCGCCGACGCACGAAGCTGCGGCTCAACGTCTCGATGATCATCGGCGCTGTCCTCATCTTCCTCATCGTCGCCCTCGCACTCGTGTCCTTCGTGTGGACGCCCTACGATCCCAGCACCGTGGACCCGGCCGCCCGACTGCAGTCGGGCAGCCCCGAGCACCTGTTCGGCACCGACAAATTCGGCCGCGACACCCTGACCTGGGTGATGTACGGGGCTCGGATCACCCTCATGGTCGGTGTCGTGGCCGTCGGCATCGCAGTGCTCATCGGCACCCCCATCGGCATCATCGCCGCCGTCTTCGCCCAATACCCGTGGGGTGTGTGGCTAAGTGCGGTGATCATGCGCGCCAACGACATCCTGCTTGCGTTCCCTGCACTGCTGCTGGCGATCGTCTTCGCCGCCGTCTACCAACCGGGGACCGGTCCGGCCATGGTTGCCGTGGGAATCGCTGCGATCCCCGGATTCGCCCGCGTCGCCCGATCCGGGACGATGCAGGTGCTCGGCTCCGAATATGTTCGTGCGGCTAAGGCCTCGAACCGGAGCGCCCCGGCGATCGCCATCGTCCACGTCCTACCGAACATCGCCGGCATGGTCATCGTGCAGGCATCAGTGGCATTCGCGATCTCCGTCCTCGCCGAGGCGGGGCTGTCCTTCCTGGGTCTGGGCACACAGGCCCCGGTGCCGTCCTGGGGCAGAATGCTCCAGGAGTCCCAGCAGTTCCTGTCCACCCAGCCTGAGCTGGCACTGTGGCCGGGATTGTTCATCGCCCTCGCCGTGCTCGGCTTCAACCTCTTAGGCGACGGACTCCGCGACCGATTCGATCCGAAGATGGAGGCCCGCGGCAATGAGTGA
- a CDS encoding dipeptide ABC transporter ATP-binding protein, with protein MSENLLEVRDLTITPAGAQAPVLENVSLSLAPGEKVGLIGESGSGKSLTAQSVMGLLPEELRAEGSVSLQGFSGNILDAKEKTLARMRSKLVSMVFQEPMSALNPLMRIGDQIAESLRIHGAVARGDIPARVLDLLTGVHMPDPGSARYAYPHQMSGGQRQRVMLAIALANSPRLLICDEPTTALDVTVQKHMLELIAERVAAVEAGLLFITHDLAVVAEVCERVIVMYAGRIVESGSVRQIFTDPQHEYTRGLLASSDLEATDGNGRLYTLKTALSYAGPVEGAEPVDEAGPDGEDELSADDGAADVRESADVPEPADTREPRAASAGEARTAAGSAPLIEVSGVSKHFGSRGILRRRSPVRALADISFKVASGQRLGIVGESGSGKSTLLNILSGLDRPSSGHVRVGDIRVESASSSALRSLRENLQIVFQDPFASLDPRMTVEDIVSEPLVARGLSREERLARVEEMLQAVDLDTKAMRRYPHQFSGGQRQRISIARALVTRPQILVADEPVSALDVSVRAQVLNLLTDLVDDYALTLLFVSHDLGVVRHLCSDVIVMKDGHIVEAGSTEDIYANPREDYTRSLIAATPNLAGALASAN; from the coding sequence ATGAGTGAGAATCTGCTCGAGGTCCGTGACCTCACCATCACACCAGCCGGCGCACAGGCACCGGTGCTTGAGAACGTGTCACTGAGTCTGGCCCCGGGCGAAAAAGTCGGCCTCATCGGGGAATCCGGGTCCGGAAAGTCACTGACCGCGCAGTCCGTGATGGGTCTGCTCCCCGAAGAGCTGCGCGCCGAGGGCAGTGTATCCCTGCAGGGGTTTTCCGGAAACATCCTTGATGCCAAGGAGAAGACCCTGGCCCGGATGCGCTCGAAACTCGTGTCCATGGTGTTCCAGGAGCCGATGAGCGCGCTCAATCCGCTGATGCGCATCGGCGACCAGATCGCCGAGTCGCTGCGCATCCACGGTGCGGTGGCCAGAGGCGACATTCCAGCTCGGGTTCTCGATCTGCTGACGGGCGTGCATATGCCCGATCCGGGCAGTGCTCGGTATGCGTATCCGCATCAGATGTCGGGTGGTCAACGACAGCGAGTGATGCTCGCGATCGCCTTGGCGAACTCGCCGCGGCTGCTCATCTGCGATGAACCGACGACCGCTCTCGACGTCACCGTGCAGAAGCACATGCTCGAACTCATCGCCGAGCGTGTGGCCGCGGTGGAGGCGGGACTGTTGTTCATCACCCATGATCTGGCCGTCGTCGCTGAAGTGTGTGAGCGTGTCATCGTCATGTACGCCGGACGCATCGTCGAATCCGGTTCTGTGCGACAGATCTTCACCGATCCACAGCACGAGTACACGCGGGGCCTCCTGGCCTCCTCCGACCTCGAAGCCACCGATGGCAATGGCAGGCTCTACACACTCAAGACCGCACTGTCCTATGCCGGCCCGGTTGAGGGCGCAGAGCCGGTTGATGAGGCCGGCCCGGACGGCGAGGACGAGCTGTCTGCTGACGATGGGGCAGCCGACGTGCGGGAGTCCGCCGATGTGCCGGAGCCGGCCGACACGCGAGAGCCAAGGGCCGCCTCGGCGGGGGAAGCGCGCACTGCCGCCGGATCTGCGCCGCTCATCGAAGTCAGCGGGGTCTCGAAGCACTTCGGCTCACGCGGAATTCTGCGCCGCAGATCCCCGGTGCGTGCGCTTGCGGACATCAGCTTCAAGGTCGCCTCCGGACAGCGCTTGGGAATCGTGGGGGAGTCGGGGTCGGGGAAATCGACCCTGCTCAACATTCTCTCCGGACTGGACCGACCGAGCTCCGGACACGTGCGGGTCGGTGATATCCGCGTGGAGTCCGCGAGCTCATCGGCGCTGAGGTCTCTGCGCGAAAATCTGCAGATCGTCTTCCAGGACCCCTTCGCCTCACTCGATCCCCGCATGACGGTCGAGGACATCGTCTCCGAACCCCTTGTCGCCCGCGGACTGAGCCGGGAGGAGCGATTGGCCAGGGTGGAGGAGATGCTGCAGGCGGTCGACCTCGATACGAAGGCCATGCGACGCTACCCGCACCAGTTCTCCGGGGGACAGCGACAGCGGATCTCAATCGCCAGGGCGCTCGTGACCCGGCCGCAGATCCTGGTCGCCGATGAGCCCGTCTCCGCGCTCGACGTGTCCGTGCGCGCCCAGGTCCTCAACCTGCTCACCGACTTAGTCGATGACTATGCGCTGACCCTGCTCTTCGTCTCCCACGACCTCGGCGTCGTCAGACATCTGTGCTCCGATGTCATCGTCATGAAGGACGGTCATATCGTCGAAGCCGGGTCGACCGAGGACATCTACGCGAACCCGCGCGAGGACTACACCCGCAGCCTCATCGCAGCCACCCCCAACCTGGCCGGTGCGCTCGCCTCAGCGAACTGA
- a CDS encoding amidase: protein MSHTTLADHSADAMTSGYASGDFDPSEVLAAVVDRMDECEPVINALHHRDDERSRGAAQASVKRWREGRSLGALDGVPVTIKENVARKGVPMPSGHAWVEVPVATHDAPITQRLEEAGAVIVGSTTMPDWGMLSSGVSSLHGITRSPLDPSLTTGGSSAGAGAAAAAGYGPIHIGSDIGGSIRLPCTWLGLAGLKPSFGRVPLDAPYMGRCAGPLARTMADVKAAMDVISAPDVRDYSSLPAQEAPAPWDFDPKGLRIGLQLDAGCGEPVNPEIASTIAEAADRFAAAGAVVETIDAFIDDELLRDMDLFWRVRSWGDLRALPVQEQALILPYIQQWAQGGADVTGLRLMECYHSVQEIRRRSVAATAAYDLVISPVSPDAAYPAEQPMPYPKVNEPMGHIGFTMPYNMSEQPAGTVLAGYTEDGRTIGAQISGRRFADELVMAAGSWFEQTAEVPMPVRAATS, encoded by the coding sequence ATGAGCCACACCACGCTTGCCGACCACAGTGCAGACGCCATGACCAGCGGTTACGCGTCAGGAGATTTCGACCCGTCCGAGGTCCTGGCCGCAGTCGTGGACAGGATGGACGAATGCGAACCCGTCATCAACGCTCTCCACCACCGCGACGATGAGCGTTCGAGGGGCGCGGCACAGGCCAGCGTCAAGCGCTGGCGCGAGGGCAGATCGCTGGGAGCCCTGGACGGGGTACCGGTCACGATCAAAGAGAACGTCGCCCGCAAAGGAGTGCCGATGCCCAGCGGACACGCCTGGGTCGAAGTTCCCGTCGCAACGCACGACGCTCCGATCACACAGCGTCTGGAAGAGGCCGGCGCCGTCATCGTGGGATCGACGACGATGCCCGACTGGGGCATGCTGTCCTCGGGTGTCTCCTCTCTGCATGGAATCACCCGCTCGCCCTTGGACCCGAGCCTGACGACGGGCGGATCAAGCGCAGGCGCCGGTGCCGCCGCCGCAGCCGGATACGGACCCATTCACATCGGCTCCGACATCGGCGGATCGATCCGGCTGCCCTGCACCTGGTTGGGACTGGCCGGACTCAAGCCCAGTTTCGGTCGAGTTCCCCTCGATGCCCCGTACATGGGGCGATGTGCCGGACCGCTGGCGAGGACCATGGCAGACGTGAAGGCGGCGATGGACGTCATCTCCGCCCCCGATGTCCGTGACTACTCCAGCCTGCCCGCCCAAGAGGCTCCCGCCCCGTGGGACTTCGACCCGAAAGGGCTGCGCATCGGGCTTCAGCTCGATGCCGGATGCGGAGAGCCGGTCAACCCAGAGATCGCATCCACCATCGCCGAGGCGGCTGATCGTTTCGCAGCTGCCGGAGCCGTGGTCGAGACCATCGACGCATTCATCGACGATGAACTGCTGAGAGACATGGACCTGTTCTGGCGAGTCCGCTCGTGGGGCGACCTGCGCGCCCTGCCCGTGCAGGAACAGGCCCTGATTCTGCCCTACATTCAGCAATGGGCCCAGGGCGGTGCCGATGTCACCGGACTTCGACTCATGGAGTGCTATCACAGCGTGCAGGAGATCCGTCGTCGCAGCGTCGCCGCCACAGCCGCCTACGACCTCGTCATCTCACCGGTCTCACCCGACGCGGCGTACCCGGCCGAACAGCCCATGCCCTACCCGAAGGTCAACGAACCGATGGGGCACATCGGGTTCACCATGCCCTACAACATGTCCGAACAGCCTGCTGGCACGGTCCTGGCCGGATACACCGAGGATGGTCGGACCATCGGTGCCCAGATCTCGGGTCGCCGCTTCGCCGATGAACTCGTCATGGCCGCCGGCTCCTGGTTCGAACAGACGGCCGAAGTGCCGATGCCCGTGCGGGCCGCGACGAGCTGA
- a CDS encoding zinc ribbon domain-containing protein, which produces MSNGNDEPNFPPPPTNPPENNRTGSGAETSADKTNDDSVDTSGSGPQAAANGPEQAPSYRDDQAPPLAASDSAPGNQPGQYQPPRPEVQQASSNQPPHYNGGPQQGGQQHPGQYQGGHYQNGQQQGGAQQGGQYQGGAPYPGGAYQSGPAQNSPYQSAPGQSGPYQTGSGPDANRTGSGPGQSQAIPQPAPAPGFAGNAATATRADARPEKKKNRMPLFIALGSVALVIVLVLVGFLVVNTVNKNNYGPDQVAKDYVSALSKGDFAAAEKIAPSPRPEGTNLDLLSKEFTDASSAKVENAKVESSKVDGDKGTVVVSYDLDGSKYNVELNAKKDGKQDLFFDKWTLTGPALNVISLDIPAADGLSVNGKDYKAQSGTTSFAVYPGNYDFTIPKSKWVGEAKDTAAVNFPQAFAPGEKPNNDEVAPTTLNLDLAPTSAFQKEVQKQVEKELKKCFDNKDIKPKCKFIKFDPTEIPVGGSDEKLADLAKSNTAKWEMKDMPEVDASFGSSDTNTGSFFTKKPGKFDFTVQGKKAGSSYFSNGNPLSVSGSVKIDGDKLSIEFFDF; this is translated from the coding sequence ATGAGCAACGGGAACGACGAACCGAATTTCCCGCCACCTCCCACAAACCCTCCCGAGAACAACAGAACGGGATCCGGTGCGGAGACGTCGGCGGACAAGACCAATGATGATTCGGTGGACACAAGCGGCTCCGGTCCGCAGGCGGCAGCCAACGGACCTGAACAGGCTCCGTCCTACCGCGACGATCAGGCCCCTCCGCTCGCTGCGAGCGATTCGGCCCCCGGCAACCAGCCGGGCCAGTACCAGCCTCCGCGCCCCGAGGTGCAGCAGGCGAGCTCGAACCAGCCCCCGCACTACAACGGCGGCCCCCAGCAGGGCGGCCAGCAGCACCCGGGCCAGTACCAGGGTGGGCACTACCAGAATGGCCAGCAGCAGGGCGGCGCTCAGCAGGGTGGTCAGTACCAGGGTGGCGCACCTTACCCAGGCGGGGCGTACCAGTCGGGCCCTGCCCAGAATTCGCCGTATCAGTCTGCCCCCGGTCAGTCCGGGCCCTACCAGACCGGTTCCGGTCCCGACGCCAATCGGACGGGGTCAGGTCCGGGCCAGTCCCAGGCAATCCCGCAGCCAGCACCTGCGCCAGGGTTCGCCGGTAACGCCGCAACCGCGACGCGTGCCGATGCCCGCCCCGAGAAGAAGAAGAACCGGATGCCTCTCTTCATCGCTCTGGGTTCGGTCGCGCTCGTCATCGTGCTGGTCCTCGTCGGGTTCCTCGTCGTCAACACGGTCAACAAGAACAACTACGGACCCGACCAGGTTGCCAAAGACTACGTGTCAGCTTTGAGCAAGGGCGACTTCGCCGCTGCTGAGAAGATTGCGCCGTCTCCACGACCGGAGGGGACCAATCTTGATCTCCTGTCCAAGGAGTTCACAGACGCGTCCTCGGCAAAGGTTGAGAATGCGAAGGTCGAATCGTCGAAGGTCGATGGAGACAAGGGAACAGTCGTCGTGTCCTATGACCTCGACGGCTCCAAGTACAACGTCGAGCTGAACGCGAAGAAGGACGGCAAGCAGGACCTGTTCTTCGACAAGTGGACGCTGACGGGTCCGGCGCTCAACGTGATCTCTCTGGACATCCCGGCCGCCGATGGTCTCAGCGTCAACGGCAAGGACTACAAGGCACAGTCGGGCACCACGTCCTTCGCCGTATATCCGGGCAACTACGACTTCACGATCCCTAAGAGCAAATGGGTCGGTGAAGCCAAGGACACAGCTGCGGTGAATTTCCCTCAGGCCTTCGCCCCGGGCGAGAAGCCGAACAATGACGAAGTGGCTCCGACGACGCTCAATCTTGATCTGGCACCCACGAGCGCCTTCCAGAAGGAAGTTCAGAAACAGGTCGAGAAGGAACTCAAGAAGTGCTTCGACAACAAGGACATCAAGCCCAAGTGCAAGTTCATCAAGTTCGATCCCACTGAGATCCCTGTCGGCGGCTCCGATGAGAAGCTGGCCGATCTGGCCAAGAGTAACACCGCCAAGTGGGAAATGAAGGACATGCCTGAGGTCGATGCGAGCTTCGGTTCGAGCGATACGAACACCGGTTCGTTCTTCACCAAGAAGCCGGGCAAGTTCGACTTCACCGTGCAGGGCAAGAAGGCCGGTTCGTCCTACTTCTCCAACGGCAACCCGCTGTCGGTCTCCGGCAGTGTGAAGATCGACGGGGACAAGCTCTCAATCGAGTTCTTCGACTTCTGA
- a CDS encoding cell division protein PerM → MHTSPHLRTHRHPILLGLLEALRIDLIAVPAAFVVATVFWIIGLGSQLPYSIIPEWAFALWGVVHGLSVSTMGFDFSLAPSLVTLGIWFFFAAGAKRLVAGITEEESADVEIMDATGWKQVGIAVTTYVLAYAVPMVTLTLLLGEGTPTPLGFLRIGLLLLSAAAAGFLWVRGVDDVPRLRDLDSEVWEAGAHLVKRLLWGSAFLSVLVIASGIVLRWDELSESLQVYSSPLSAGVGLLVIQLLFAPGILFASLSWIAGTGVSVGAGGSSSVFHTATGPVPHVPVLQLLVGDYPAWTAAAPVLLVLLGVLSVILGRNRARQVMGASWPGLATAAVKLFVVLQVLAVFARGAMGPLGLSAFGPSPLTSALVVTVWVAVGMAVGLLLTRLSDMQAGSGSSDDEDDFDDEEPFGHIADERRADYSDED, encoded by the coding sequence ATGCACACTTCTCCTCACCTTCGAACCCACCGCCACCCGATCCTGCTGGGACTGTTGGAGGCCCTGCGAATCGACCTCATCGCCGTCCCCGCGGCATTCGTCGTCGCCACCGTCTTCTGGATCATCGGACTCGGATCACAGCTGCCGTACTCGATCATTCCCGAGTGGGCGTTCGCCCTGTGGGGCGTCGTCCACGGGCTGAGCGTGTCGACGATGGGCTTCGACTTCTCACTGGCTCCGAGCCTGGTCACTCTCGGCATCTGGTTCTTCTTCGCCGCAGGCGCCAAACGTCTGGTCGCCGGCATCACCGAAGAGGAATCCGCGGACGTTGAGATCATGGACGCAACAGGGTGGAAGCAGGTCGGCATCGCGGTGACGACGTACGTCCTCGCCTATGCCGTTCCGATGGTCACGTTGACCTTGCTGCTGGGGGAGGGGACACCGACACCGTTGGGCTTCCTCCGCATCGGTCTCCTGCTGCTGTCCGCCGCGGCGGCCGGGTTCCTCTGGGTGCGCGGTGTTGACGACGTACCGCGCCTTCGTGATCTCGACAGCGAGGTCTGGGAAGCTGGCGCCCATCTGGTCAAGCGACTGCTGTGGGGGTCGGCGTTCCTCTCCGTCCTCGTCATCGCCTCCGGCATCGTATTGAGGTGGGACGAACTGAGCGAATCACTGCAGGTCTACAGCTCACCTCTGTCTGCCGGTGTGGGTCTGCTCGTCATCCAGCTCCTCTTCGCCCCTGGCATCCTGTTCGCTTCACTGTCTTGGATCGCAGGCACCGGTGTCAGCGTGGGAGCCGGAGGCTCAAGTTCGGTGTTCCACACCGCGACGGGGCCGGTCCCACATGTGCCTGTGCTCCAGCTGCTCGTCGGTGACTACCCCGCATGGACGGCTGCGGCACCGGTGCTGCTCGTCCTGCTCGGAGTCCTCAGCGTCATCCTCGGTCGAAACCGTGCCCGCCAGGTGATGGGTGCTTCGTGGCCCGGGCTCGCGACCGCAGCGGTCAAACTCTTCGTCGTGCTCCAGGTCCTTGCAGTGTTCGCTCGCGGGGCCATGGGGCCACTGGGGCTGTCGGCATTCGGGCCCTCGCCGCTGACCTCGGCTCTGGTCGTCACCGTATGGGTGGCGGTGGGCATGGCTGTCGGGCTGTTGCTGACCAGGCTCTCCGATATGCAGGCGGGGTCGGGATCCTCCGATGACGAGGATGATTTCGACGACGAGGAACCCTTCGGCCACATTGCCGACGAACGACGCGCCGACTACTCCGACGAGGACTGA
- the purN gene encoding phosphoribosylglycinamide formyltransferase, whose translation MRIVLLASGSGTLTQAVIDAFADAQRGVEIVGVGSDSQTAGVLDRAKAHSIPTFVVRPKDCASREDWNLQLRDTVADLTPDWVISAGFMRILGPTFIAAFHNRIINTHPALLPAFPGAHGVRDALAHGVRITGGTIHLVDSGVDTGPIITQFAVPVDDADTEDTVHERIKTQERAELVRLLTHLAHHDLIIEGRHVSGYATSASPV comes from the coding sequence GTGCGCATCGTTCTTCTGGCATCCGGCTCCGGTACCCTCACACAGGCAGTCATCGACGCGTTCGCAGATGCGCAGCGGGGAGTCGAGATCGTCGGCGTCGGCTCCGACTCGCAGACGGCGGGTGTTCTCGACCGTGCGAAGGCCCACTCGATTCCCACCTTCGTCGTCCGACCCAAGGACTGCGCAAGCCGCGAAGACTGGAACCTCCAGCTGCGTGACACCGTCGCAGACCTGACTCCTGATTGGGTGATCTCGGCCGGGTTCATGCGGATCCTCGGGCCCACGTTCATCGCGGCCTTCCACAATCGCATCATCAACACGCACCCGGCTCTGCTGCCGGCATTTCCCGGCGCACATGGGGTGCGAGATGCCCTCGCCCACGGTGTGCGCATCACCGGCGGCACCATCCACCTCGTCGACTCAGGAGTCGATACGGGCCCGATCATCACCCAGTTCGCAGTCCCCGTCGACGACGCGGACACAGAAGACACGGTGCACGAACGCATCAAGACCCAGGAGCGGGCCGAGCTCGTACGGCTCCTGACTCATCTTGCCCACCACGACCTCATTATCGAGGGACGGCATGTCAGCGGATATGCCACCTCGGCGTCCCCAGTCTGA